One Coccinella septempunctata chromosome 8, icCocSept1.1, whole genome shotgun sequence genomic window carries:
- the LOC123318263 gene encoding uncharacterized protein LOC123318263: MRRPMAMGHPSASRMTRPAGPVSNQQRPFDIRPHERGPYQGHKNREINYNYAAYKQKVNGLSPRIMRRPMTMGHPCHNQVRRTAVPVPDRKTLLHQSPASSNFEVDRALKEMIIMKAKLSPIVPISGLDINKKELLFHHPKSTLSEMPLSKGSSTPSKYK; the protein is encoded by the exons atgcgtcgtcctatggccATGGGTCATCCTAGTGCTTCTCGTATGACCCGTCCAGCCGGCCCCGTATCGAACCAACAAAGGCCCTTCGACATCAGACCTCACGAACGCGGCCCTTATCAGGGCCACAAGAATAGGGAAATTAACTACAACTATGCCGCCTACAAACAGAAAGTAAATGGTCTATCTCCACGAataatgcgtcgtcctatgaccATGGGTCATCCTTGTCATAATCAAGTGAGGcgtacagccgttcctgtaccg gacagaaaaactctacttcaccagagtccagcttcctcgaacttcgaagtagacagggctctgaaggaaatgatcattatgaaagcaaaactttcgcctattgttcccatttcgggGTTGGATATTAACAAAAAAGAATTGCTCTTCCATCATCCTAAGTCAACG ctatcAGAGATGCCCCTTTCTAAAGGTTCCTCAACCCCGAgtaagtacaaataa
- the LOC123318265 gene encoding uncharacterized protein LOC123318265 has protein sequence MPPHQPANRPTSVEARHELMKKNNHHHPGFHFMPEKKPIQHRPVDSRPHESGPFQGHQVRQINKDNYEHSGNGAYQQMMRRPISIGRPSASRMTRPAGPVSNQQRPFDIRPHERGPYQGQKNRQINYNYAAYKQKVNGLSPRIMRRPMTMGHPCHNQVRRTAVPVPDRKTLLHQSPASSNFEVDRALKEMIIMKAKLSPIVPISGLDINKKELIFHHPKSTLSEMPLSKGSSTPSCDNYHARTKHIDVRHHFVRDRVLGGAIDVRYIQTDAMVADALTKVTSHPKLVYCSSKMGLCLREDVGKILNTT, from the exons ATGCCACCCCATCAGCCAGCAAACAG accaacttctgttgaagccaggcacgagttgatgaagaaaaataaccacCACCATCCTGGCTTTCATTTTATGCCCGAGAAGAAACCGATTCAACACAGGCCAGTCGACAGCAGGCCACACGAAAGCGGCCCTTTTCAGGGCCACCAGGTCAGACAAATCAACAAAGACAACTACGAACATAGCGGAAACGGCgcatatcaacaaatgatgcGTCGTCCTATCTCCATAGGTCGTCCTAGTGCTTCTCGTATGACCCGTCCAGCCGGCCCCGTATCGAACCAACAAAGGCCCTTCGACATCAGACCTCACGAACGCGGCCCTTATCAGGGCCAAAAGAATAGGCAAATTAACTACAACTATGCCGCCTACAAACAGAAAGTAAATGGTCTATCTCCACGAataatgcgtcgtcctatgaccATGGGTCATCCTTGTCATAATCAAGTGAGGcgtacagccgttcctgtaccg gacagaaaaactctacttcaccagagtccagcttcctcgaacttcgaagtagacagggctctgaaggaaatgatcattatgaaagcaaaactttcgcctattgttcccatttcgggGTTGGATATTAACAAAAAAGAATTGATCTTCCATCATCCTAAGTCAACG ctatcAGAGATGCCCCTTTCGAAAGGTTCCTCTACCCCGA GTTGTGACAACTACCACGCCAGGACCAAACACATAGATGTGAGGCACCATTTTGTTCGTGACAGAGTACTTGGAGGGGCCATTGATGTTCGCTACATACAGACGGATGCGATGGTTGCTGATGCACTCACTAAAGTCACCTCACACCCTAAATTGGTTTATTGTTCTTCGAAGATGGGGTTATGTTTAAGGGAGgatgttggaaaaatattaaacacaacctaa